The DNA region GGCTGGCCCTGTGACCGGCGCGGTGGACGTGGCGGCTGGCGCGGTGGCCGGTGCGGTACGGCCGGCGGTGCTGGCCCGGCGCAACCCGGTGGCGAAGCTCGTCGCGGCGTTGATCTTCTCGGTGGCGCTGCTGGCCACCCTGGATCCGCTCACCCCGGCGATCGCGCTCGCCGTCGAGGTCGCGGTGATTCCGCTGTTCGGGCTGCGCTACCGCACCGTGGCACGACGGATGCTTCCGGTGCTGGTCAGCGCGGCCGGCCTACTGGTTACCCTGCTGCTGTTCGCCGCCGAACGGTCCGGGACCGTACTGCTGGCCGCCGGGCCGCTGCTGCTGACCACCGGGGTCCTGATCACCGCGCTCGGCCTGGCGTTGCGGCTGCTCGCCGTCGCGCTGCCCGGAGTGCTGGTCTTCGCCACCACCGACCCGACCGATCTGGCCGACGCGCTGATCCAGAACGCCAAGGCACCGCCGCGGTTCGCCATCGGTGCGCTCGCCGCCTTCCGGATGGTGCCGATGCTCAGCGCGGAGTGGCAGCTGCTGACGATGGCCCGTCGGGCACGTGGGGTGGACCCGGGCCGCAACCCGCTGCGCCGGTTGCGGCTGTTCGCCGCCACCGGCTTCGGCCTGCTGGTGCTGGCGATCCGCCGGGGAACCCGGCTGGCCACCGCGATGGACGCGCGGGGTTTCGACTCCGAGGTCGTGCGCACGAGCGCCCGTCGGCAGCGGTTCGGCATGGCCGACGTCGTCCTCGTCGTCGGCGCGGCCGCCGTGGCCGCGTTGTCGTTGGCGACCGGGCTGGCGGTCGGGGCAG from Solwaraspora sp. WMMD791 includes:
- a CDS encoding energy-coupling factor transporter transmembrane component T; this encodes MAGAVRPAVLARRNPVAKLVAALIFSVALLATLDPLTPAIALAVEVAVIPLFGLRYRTVARRMLPVLVSAAGLLVTLLLFAAERSGTVLLAAGPLLLTTGVLITALGLALRLLAVALPGVLVFATTDPTDLADALIQNAKAPPRFAIGALAAFRMVPMLSAEWQLLTMARRARGVDPGRNPLRRLRLFAATGFGLLVLAIRRGTRLATAMDARGFDSEVVRTSARRQRFGMADVVLVVGAAAVAALSLATGLAVGAG